AACATTGAGTAAGCGCTGCAAATATGGATTGAGTAATGGACATAATCGTGTCAGCTCAGAGCAAAGATGCAAAATAAAATCTTCATCTATCCAGGTTTTTTTTCGCTCCTGAATATCCTCTAAAGTTTCATCCAAAGTTTTTAAAATCACGTCCTGAGCATGGATAAAAGCAAAAAATTCGACATGTCGATGTTGATGTTTCCATTGGTCAATAGACTGATAAATCTCTGACAATGGAGATAGACGAATTTGTTCTTTGAGCCGATACATCGGGCGATTTTGTAGTTGGATTTTGGTCATTACACCAAAACTACCGAGTGCCACCCGCCCCGCCGCAAAAATATCTGTATGCTGCGTTGGATTGCACTGCAAAAGGCTGCCATCAGCCGTTAACAACTCAAAACCAGACACAAAAGCAGATAAACACGGCAGTTCAATACCTGTACCATGCGTACCTGTGGCAATCGCACCACCTAAAGATTGCTGATCGATATCCCCTTGATTCATTAAGGCTTGATCGACAACTGCAAGCTTTTCTCCTAGATCAAATAAGCGTGTACCTGCATAAAACTCACTTTGATAATGCTCGGCATCATGATTCAACATGCCTTTTAGATGATCTAATGACACCAAGACATCATTCGTCTTAGCTAAAGCACTAAATGAATGCCCTGCACCAACCACACGAACTTTAGGATACATGTCTGTAATTTGCTTTAGCGTATCTATGTGGTGCGGGTAAAAAATTTGCGGGTGTGATTGTTGTGATCCCGACCAATTTGACCATAATACATGTTGATCACTTGTCATTATTCTAATCCTTTGCCCCGCCGCTTATACGTGGAGGCCATACTTCTTTTTCTTGTTATTTCAATGGTTGTTTAAGCTTGAATAATGCTTTATAGAGACGGCTTAAGTCAATTTGATTGTCTATAGATATTTGTTAAAACCACAGTTTATATAGGGCACGGGTAGCGTTGTATTTGAACTAGAAAATAAACTTCAATGTGTGCTTAATCCTATCCAAGACCAGATGAAGTGTTGATTCACCCCGTTTACGAGTTATCGACTAAAGCATAACTGTGTCTTTCAATAAA
This window of the Acinetobacter sp. NCu2D-2 genome carries:
- a CDS encoding D-arabinono-1,4-lactone oxidase, which gives rise to MTSDQHVLWSNWSGSQQSHPQIFYPHHIDTLKQITDMYPKVRVVGAGHSFSALAKTNDVLVSLDHLKGMLNHDAEHYQSEFYAGTRLFDLGEKLAVVDQALMNQGDIDQQSLGGAIATGTHGTGIELPCLSAFVSGFELLTADGSLLQCNPTQHTDIFAAGRVALGSFGVMTKIQLQNRPMYRLKEQIRLSPLSEIYQSIDQWKHQHRHVEFFAFIHAQDVILKTLDETLEDIQERKKTWIDEDFILHLCSELTRLCPLLNPYLQRLLNVAIQPSTVVDWSTRLFPSARATRFNEMEYQLPVDRGLECFQEIMTVLKRQKAPVFFPIEFRYVRADDIWLSPFFERDSVSISIHQFYKQDYALIFDLVEPIFLKYGGRPHWGKLHSLGAQQLRHLYPKWDDFMRLRRELDPHKKWLNPYMEQLLTS